In a single window of the Deltaproteobacteria bacterium genome:
- a CDS encoding tetratricopeptide repeat protein, with translation MSEWLIDTNDRQFETDVLERSRTVPVVVDFWAPWCAPCRTLGPLLERLAQEYGGGFVVAKVNVDENPGLAQAFAVSSIPMVLGLRGGEVVGEFVGAQPEAEVRAFIARLLPSPAEQLAQEATAQYAAGRLDDAEAILQRALEADPECEPALTGMATVLADRRQFERALELLERVPPGTRWRQEADRIAAAIRITQAGGGDEAALRGRLAAAPGDLQARFTLAQVLAAGSRYEEALAEYLDIVSRDRSFRDDAARKAMLDIYELLGADSEIVARSRSALAKVLFR, from the coding sequence GTGAGCGAGTGGCTAATCGATACCAACGATCGCCAGTTCGAGACCGATGTACTGGAGCGCTCACGGACGGTTCCGGTAGTCGTCGATTTCTGGGCGCCCTGGTGTGCGCCATGCCGGACGCTCGGCCCGCTGCTCGAACGGCTGGCGCAGGAATACGGTGGTGGGTTCGTGGTCGCGAAGGTCAACGTCGACGAGAATCCGGGACTGGCGCAGGCCTTCGCTGTCAGCAGCATTCCGATGGTGTTGGGGTTGCGCGGGGGCGAGGTGGTGGGTGAGTTCGTCGGCGCGCAGCCGGAAGCAGAGGTGCGCGCGTTCATCGCCCGCCTGCTGCCGAGCCCAGCCGAGCAACTCGCCCAGGAGGCGACGGCACAGTACGCCGCCGGCCGGCTCGACGACGCCGAAGCCATCCTGCAGCGCGCCCTCGAAGCCGACCCTGAGTGCGAGCCCGCGCTAACCGGCATGGCGACCGTGCTGGCCGACCGCCGGCAGTTCGAGCGCGCGCTCGAACTGCTCGAGCGCGTTCCGCCCGGCACCCGCTGGCGGCAAGAAGCTGACCGCATCGCTGCCGCCATCCGCATCACCCAGGCCGGCGGCGGTGATGAGGCGGCGCTGCGGGGCAGACTCGCCGCCGCCCCCGGCGATCTTCAAGCCCGCTTCACGCTGGCGCAGGTGCTCGCCGCCGGCTCGCGCTACGAGGAAGCGCTGGCGGAGTATCTCGATATCGTCAGCCGCGATCGCTCATTCCGCGACGACGCCGCCCGCAAGGCCATGTTGGATATCTACGAGTTACTCGGCGCCGACAGTGAGATCGTAGCCCGCTCGCGGTCCGCGCTCGCCAAGGTGCTGTTCCGATAG